In Zingiber officinale cultivar Zhangliang chromosome 1A, Zo_v1.1, whole genome shotgun sequence, a genomic segment contains:
- the LOC122023469 gene encoding zinc finger A20 and AN1 domain-containing stress-associated protein 8-like, which yields MDHDETGCQAPECPILCINNCGFFGTAATMNMCSKCHREMILKQEREKLAQSSIDSFVNGSGSGKEPIVVGNTDAFVNSAEVKSLKLQPSDALGSSEGGETKIKEGPKKCTACKKRVGLTGFNCRCGNLFCAVHRYSDKHDCSFNYREEAQNAIAKANPVVKAEKLDKI from the coding sequence ATGGACCATGATGAAACTGGATGCCAAGCCCCTGAATGCCCAATTCTTTGCATCAACAATTGTGGTTTTTTTGGAACTGCCGCGACCATGAACATGTGCTCCAAATGCCACAGGGAGATGATTCTTAAGCAGGAACGGGAAAAGCTGGCACAATCCTCAATTGATAGCTTTGTCAATGGCAGTGGTAGCGGGAAGGAACCCATTGTTGTGGGCAATACTGATGCATTTGTGAACTCTGCTGAAGTAAAATCGCTTAAGCTCCAACCATCTGATGCTTTGGGATCGAGTGAAGGTGGAGAAACAAAAATCAAGGAGGGTCCGAAGAAGTGCACAGCCTGCAAGAAACGTGTGGGCCTGACTGGATTTAATTGCCGTTGTGGAAACCTTTTCTGTGCTGTACATCGCTACTCGGACAAGCATGACTGCTCATTCAACTACCGAGAAGAGGCTCAGAATGCAATTGCTAAAGCAAATCCTGTCGTGAAGGCAGAAAAGCTTGATAAGATCTAA